In the genome of Lathyrus oleraceus cultivar Zhongwan6 chromosome 4, CAAS_Psat_ZW6_1.0, whole genome shotgun sequence, the window CGCCACCACGCCCTGAACGGCCTCCTCTTAAGTTGTAACCATTGTTTTCAACGTGAGCAGTGACGTGACTAGTACCAGTGGGAAACGAATCAAAAGTCTGAGAAACAGAATCAGCCGGAGAAGATGATTCAGACGACGGAACCTGCGTTAAATTAACATATGCAGGTTCAGTAAGAATCGCTTTCCTGTGTTTCTCCAATCGCGACTCATGAGCAAGAAGACTTGACTCAAGATCCTCTAACGTACTGAGATCTTCCTTGCTATTGAAGCAGCAATAATAGAATCATACTCCTCAGGAAGCGCATCCAGCACAATCTCAATTAGGTTACGAAGCGGAACAAGATCGCCAACTGAAATCAACGATTCATTGATTTCGCGAACACGCGCCATGAACGCATCAATCGTGAGATTGCCTTTGGACAGACGACGTAGTTCGGAGCGTAATTGACGAGCCTTCGTCGTGAGTTGCGCGGCGAAGTAACGGTGAACTTCCGTCCAGACTTGCCACGCGTGAGTACAGTCAACGAGTTTGGGAAGAAGTGAGTCAGAAATCGTGGAGAGAAGCCACGTGCAGACGAGAGCATCCTGCTGCTCCCAATCGAGATACGCATCCATGACTTCACCGAGATTCGGATCAGAAGTCACCGGAGATCGCCGCGGAATCATCGGAACAGTGACAAAGCGTTGAAGCTTATGGCCACGCACAACTCCATCGATTTGCTGCTTCCATTGCTTGAAATTTTTATCGTCAAGCTTAATGGAGAGCTTGACGTGAGCGGAAGGAAAAGCGCCGTCGCTGCGAAACGGTGACGCCATGGACGAAGATCACTGGATCGGAAAACTAGAAGCTCTAGATACCATGATACAGTACCATAAGAgtgagaaagaagaagaaagatgTAATTCTCATGTATTGATTATAATAGAAAGGGTACAAAGGCACTTATATATAGAAACCTCAAGACTAACAAACTGTACAGCTGACATACAGCTGTAACAGCACTACACAATAACAAACTAATAGTAAACTAATCTACTCTCTATTACATTCGATCATACTAAAATTCGATCAAATATCTCACCAAAAAAAATTGTTGTACTTGTGTTCAATTTCTGGTATTGGTGAAGCCGGAAAAAAACTTTATTGGGATGATTCAATACCAGAAATTGTCTTAATCAAATCCCAATAGTCTTTTAGTAAAAGTAGTTGTAACTTGTAACATACTAGGATTCGATGACAATTTCTTAATCAAATCCTAGTATGTTACAAGTTACAACTACTTTTACTAAAAGACTATTGTAGACCGCATACAAGCGGTTTTTTTTCACCATCTGATTCTCATGGAAATGTTGATCTAATAATCTAGAATTCGACATGTGAGGTCAGAGGTCATAGGTCTGACCAAAAATCAAACTCATTATTTTTGAACCTTCATTCCTTAGCAAAAACTCATTTACGTTCTTTAGCAAACCCAAACACTTAATTTGTAACATGATGTTTTTGATTATACATTGAAAGGGGAAATCCAACATTTTTTTACTAGAGAAATTAAATGGTGCACAGTATCCACCTTAGTCTCCACCTATTTTACATGCAACTCCTATATTATTTGACATTTAAAGGAATACCCTACCCAAATTTCCATTCAATACAATAAACATCActagaaaaaaaaaacataataattTTATCAATTTTAAAACAATAATTCATACACCATTAAATATACTCAAATAAGAAGTCTATGTTTTAACATTGCGGCGATTTTTTATCAAATATATTGAGAAATTACATCGTCACGGATAGATAATCATTTGTCTATCATTCTTTTGTTATATGCAATATAATGAACACAATGAATTAAGATAAATAATTATAAAATTGTTCATACATTAATAAATTTATACAAGATATGACCAAAAAAAAGTAAATTATCAATAGAAAATCCAAAAGACAACAATTTCATGATACACaataagaaaaataaatgaaCCAACAAGAGAAAAAAAGTAATTTAGAAATATAAGATGAAATAAGAAAAAATATTGAAAAGATGATATAGAAATTGCATCTTGATATTTGTATTTTTTTACctattaaatattttttttaagtttctttgaatataatatttgtGGTTGTATCCAAACATTATTTTATCTTAAAATTTTTAATTCTTTTTTGCTTTTGATTCTAGAAAATGCAACATATAATTGACCATGACTAAACCTTCTTAAGTAAGTACAAACCGACGTAGTTCAATTATTACCTTTGAGACTTATTAATTTTGACTCTAAAAAATAGAATATATAATTGACCATGACTAAAAACTTTTTAAAGCAAATATAAACCCTTGATAATTATCCTTGAGACTTATTAATAGTCATGGTAAAAGAGACAGTAATAAAAGAAAGTGATCTTTTTACCAATGATGATTGAAAAGGGGAAATAGACATCCTTGCAACAAGAGCTAGAGGTTAACATAACTTGGAAAATAAACATATATGATAAACCAAGAAATTGCAAACACTGATTATGCAAAGCACAACAAACTCCATAATAAATCTTCACAAGGCAAGAGTAAGTTATTTTGTCAAATTTTAAACCTTACACTAAAAATAGTAATACATGTATAAATCTAAACACTCGTATGGTCTAAGATTTCATGTATAAGATCTATTTTACACTATTGTTGTTTATATAGATAGACACAACAAAATCATTGAGATTCCAAGGACACAACGATATATATTTTCCTTTAAAATCTTGTATATTCAAGATTCTTTTAACAGTAAAAGAATCATATGATTCATTACATCTAAAGGTAGATGTCAGTTCAATGTCGGCAAAAATTACAAAAGTGGGTCATAGCATATTCATACACTTTCAAACAGAAAGTGGAACTCCACAGATGTTCAATCTCAGCAATAAAAATGCATAGAAAATCAGCTTCAAGGTAGGTAACTTAGCAAGCCTTGCTTAATCTCAGCAAGTTTCAATCTCTCTAAAAATAGACTCTTGAATACAGTTAGGACATTAAAACATACTCTGTGATTTCCCTGAAATCATCAGTAATATTGTTACAGTGACCTAGAGCCCCCACACCTAATGAGACCATCTTTGTTTTTCCACCATTAACATAAATATTAGCTAAAATTTCAGTTTGGGTGTTGAAAAACACCTCCAAAATCACAGTAACCAAACCAAGTTTACAACCATAGTTATGAACAAGAGAACTCTAAATGCAGATTAAAGAACACATgtgataaaaaataaaataaaaaacacCCCTAAGCCCAAAGAAAACAGAATTGAAGCACAAAACTAAGAAACCCTTTGATAGCCATAAACAAATTAGTGAAGCTAGCAATTGAAGCTAACAAATTAGTGAGGTAACATAATCATACATTGAAAACCTGCAATTATAGTTTCATAAGTTGTTTCTATTGGCTCTCTCAAATAATCTTACAAGCACTTATATATCCTGTTCAAATAAGTTAATCCAAAGATAGTCATAGTTTGAGAGCATCAACCTTTGCTGCAATGGAGGAAACAAACCCGCTACTGAGAAGCCTCTCCACATACTTCCCAAGAATATCAACTTCAAGATTCACCTTCTGACCAACTTTCTTCAAAGGAACAACAATCTTCTCCTGAGTATAAGCAACCAGCATGAAATTAAAACAAACTTCATCATCAAAAACATCAACCACAGTCAAACTAGTCCCATCCACGGCAATAAATCCTTTGGGAACAATGTACTTCAGCAATTCCTTCTCAACCCTAACTTTCACCCACAGAGAATCCCCTTCAGGAACCATAGAAACAATCTCCCCCGTGCCATCCACGTGACCCTGCACGAAATGTCCGCCCATTCGAGTAACCGGAGTCACCGCCCTTTCGAGGTTCACCTGCGATCCGGCTTCCAATTCGGAAAGGGAAGTTTTTCGCAGCGTCTCCGGGGCTAAACCGACGGTGAAATCGGAAGCTTTCGTGTCGAATTCTGTCACGGTGAGACATGTGCCGTTGACGGCGATGCTGTCGCCGAGATTGACGCCGTCGAGAACTGTCTTTGCGTTGACCTTTAAGTCGAAACCGCCGTCAGGGGACGCTCCGATTTGCTTGACGGTGCCGATTTCTTCGACGAGGCCGGTGAAGAGGCATTGGACTGAGACGGCGTTGGTACGGAGGCTAATTGGTTTGTGTGTGAAGTGAAGGAGGGTGCGAATAGGGGAAGGTTTGAATCGGAGATGGGTAATTTGGGAATTATGGGATTTGTGGTGGGTTGAAGAAGTGATTTTGGGGATTTTGGTGGTTAAGGTAACGGAAAATGAAGAAGCAGCCATTTCAGTTGGATTCTACTTTGCACTGGAAGCTAGCAACTGTTTTACGGCGATGTAGAATGATTGGTATGAAATATATTATTTACTTTGTGTATGATATAAAGTTGAAAATATACTTGAAATTCGTATGATGAGGTAATATATTTTACTTTATCactttcttttttctttcttatCGGTTTGTTTTACTGAGAGAAACTAACCCATTCCTACTTATAGATATGTCAAATGGATATAGGAAAGGGCGATTTTGTTTTTTTCCATCAtcaattatttaaattaaaataattatttttatcaaattaaaaataagattaattactatgcactaTCAGTGTTTGTCGATTTATCATCACCAcccgtttgtattattttataagtttttaaaataaaaatcaaatttatttCAATATCCAACATCTAGGATGaactgacggtgtaaaattcattaacttttttatttaaaaaaaaactgaTATGACCTTGTCATATATAGGTTAGAACACCCCTATTAATTGGTCTGAACTATTTCTAATTATAAGATTGAAATCTCTACTTAAAAAATATAGACCAAAGTTTACTCAAATTACATGAGGGATGTACCTTAACCCATTTTATGTATGTTATAATTTTTTTCCTTCATTTTCATCAATAATTTGGTGgttgtgtatatatttgttgATTATAGTTATGTGGAGTAGATTACCCTAATGTTGCAATCCTTTGGATTAATTACCAACAATTTATAGTGGATTTCTTAGTTAAGTGGAATGTCCGGGATTTGAGTTCGTATGCATTTATTGTCCTTGTAAAGTACACCTAACAAATGAGAGTCGATTTATAATGATCATTTTGTTCACCATCTTTATGTGATTTTTATTTATGAATTTAATTTTATGTGTTATCAAAATGTAAAAAGAAAATTATAtaaccaattttttttaaaatttatttaacTATTGGTTTCACTCAAATAATACAATCAAAATTATACATAATTTATTTAACTATTGGTTTCAAGATGCATTTGCTTAATAACTTTTTAGAGTTAGGATTTTGACAATAATATTATACTATAATAATAGTCTTATGGTCTTCACCACGTTTTCAATGGACAAAATTTCCGTGTTTAGTATGATGTTTGATGTGGTGTATATGATGTTGTCGTTCAGTTAAAATGGACGGTTGCATTGCATTGCCAGCCAAGCTAGAGGGGGTATCAAATGTTTCAATTTGCCTAAAAATTTACAACTAATCATCACTGCAAATATCTACAATAGCAACAAATAAAAAAGCATGATTATGGTCTTCACTCTACCACATAGTCTGGATTATTCTTCAAAATTACCATACCTTCAAGAATTGGTGATAGAGGTATATATCTGCATAAAAAGCAATTGTTAGTATTAGAAAGACAGACTTTTATAAAATTTCAAGGCATTGATGTATTACTTTTCTGTAGCTAGCTCTGCCATATCCCCGACAGCCAGGAGAACAGGGGTGGAGTGGGTCCGAAAACCAGTGATTATCTTGGGACGACCAGCCTGTCCAACGCCAACTGCTTGACCAACTCGAACAGGCACCGTTAGAAGCTTCAAGTTCTCATCCACGGTCAACAACATCCTCGGCTGTTGCAACAAAATGTTATTAAGGTTGTCTTAAAATGTAGGAGGGGGATAAGGAGTGAATCACTGAACAAACCTGCATTGCTAAAACAAGGAAGTAGAGAACATAGTGATATTCTCTAAACAATGCAGTTGTCATATCGAGGCATGCATACAACATAATAACTAGACCTGCAAGTGCTGTCCTGTAAAAGTGAAAGGAAAATAACGTCCATTAGAAATTACTATAGTAAAGCAGTACATTTCATTCTAAGCACTTTCTCAGTTGGCTTACAATCTTCCAACACAGCATTTAATCAAAGACAAAGGGAGAAGGGAAAATAAGGATTCATTTACGGTGATAGTAAAAAGCGATCAGAATGATATGGATCAAGTGTTAATAAGCCCTTTCCCATATGTACAAGACCTTGGGCAATCCGCACCTGTAGAGACGAAAATCAATGGCTATCCAAATACCCAAAATTAGAAAATATGGACAACTAGATGAAGCATACACAAAATAGAAGATCGGTATTGTTGCAGTAATATCTTGAAAGATTGCAAAGAATGCCAGCAATTCGAGCATTGTTGGTCCCAGCACCTATTAGACCTAAGGAGATAACTGCTGCCTGTAGCATACAAAATGCTTTTATACTTACAAATAAGAATCAGGGGAAAGACCAATAATAAATGAAGTGGTTAAACCATCTTACCATTGCTACTTCTAAATCAGAGTCATGGCTAAGTCTGCTTAAGGTATCCATAACATTGACCTATGATGATCGAGTTAAGGGTTAGCAAAAATAACCAGATGAAAGGCTGTCCATGCATACAACACATGTTTACTTTGACCATCTATTGGGAGCAAGGTCATAAGTTGTTTCACTGTTAAATAATAACATTAGCAAGGTGATAAAGTAAAGTGATGCCAATCCACTTTACCTTTGGATTTGATATACACAGTAGAGCAAGTGCCAGAGGAACTGCTCGGCGAATATTCTGCTCTCCGTACTGTAGATGTTCCAATGATCGAATTGCCATCTCATGACCTAATTCTTCAGCCATTGCTACCATAGCAATTCCAAGCACTGCATGAGGACCCTGGTCCACTTCGTCTTCTTCAAGATGTTGTTGTGAACATTTACCCAAAAGATTTTGTACCTGCATGAAAGAAGCACCAGAAACTATAAGCACAAAACTGCATTTACAGTTTTCCTCAAAAAACTGCTGGTTATCTATAATAAGATTGTACCTTGAGAACATTCCCAGTTCCAGCATAGGCACAGGATAGCAGTGTCGTGTCCCAATACTTTCTCATTTTTACATCAAGAGTCTTTGAAAGTTCAGTAGTTGCCTCCACACTTTCCTATACAAAGCACAGTATGAAGATTGAATACTACACCAGAGGGACTTTAACCTAACCTAATAGTTCTTATAAAAAAACCTAACTTAATAGCTAAACCCCTCCTAACAATCAAATGTTTTCAGAAATTAAATAAGATAGGTTATGAATCCTTTGCAAATGTAAGATAAAGCTACCTACAATAGACTCTGTCCCTTCTCTAGACTGTT includes:
- the LOC127138260 gene encoding riboflavin synthase, which encodes MAASSFSVTLTTKIPKITSSTHHKSHNSQITHLRFKPSPIRTLLHFTHKPISLRTNAVSVQCLFTGLVEEIGTVKQIGASPDGGFDLKVNAKTVLDGVNLGDSIAVNGTCLTVTEFDTKASDFTVGLAPETLRKTSLSELEAGSQVNLERAVTPVTRMGGHFVQGHVDGTGEIVSMVPEGDSLWVKVRVEKELLKYIVPKGFIAVDGTSLTVVDVFDDEVCFNFMLVAYTQEKIVVPLKKVGQKVNLEVDILGKYVERLLSSGFVSSIAAKVDALKL